AGTACCTTATTTATCCAAATATTGTTTGTATTCCGTTGCATTCAGTTGAACCTCCGTAAATTACCGAGACGTTCTTCATGTGAAGTAAAAAAGCCGCGACACATTGTTATCTCATAATTGGATAACATCATGTAACCGCGGCTCTCGCTTGTTATTGGTTACTGAGTATTTTGTTGAAATAACCGGTTAATTCGTAAAACATTATATCTAGGGAGGATTATTATTTTAAGCCTCGTAAAAACTTTTTTAAATATATCATTTACAACTTTAATAGTTGCATGAATAGTTATCTGAAAGATTCTTTTATACCAAAAAAAGAAGTGAAATTGTTCCGTTTTTGTGTAAAAAAAACGGTAATCTTGTAACGTATATAGAGTAAGAACGTCGTGTAGTTCCTTGTATGTTAAATGTATTTGAGGGAAATGAGATATATTGTAAAATTTATGCTAAAATAGTACTATATATCTTTTTGGACGATAATGTATTTCCAAATATTTATTAAGTATTAGAGTAATTGAGCCAAGAAATATGTATTGGTGAGGTGTGTATATGTCGCAAAATTTTCGCTTTTTAGAAGAAAAATGGGAAGTTCTCGCCCGTGTTGGGGAAACGGCAGAACGAAATGTCTATCAAAATCCAAATGTGGCGATAAGTGAACTTAGAAAATTTGCTGAAACTATAACAAAATATATTTTAGCGTTAGAAGAAATAAAGGAAGAACGCAGAACTGATCAACAGGAGCGTCTGAGAATTCTTTTTTATGAGCAAATTCTGCCGAAGGAAATATATGACTTATTTACGGTCATTCGTTTGAAAGGGAATCAAGCGGTACATAATCCGAGCTATGGTGAAGTAAATGAAGCCAAAGTTTTATTACATATGGCGTTTCGAATTGCTGTTTGGTTTATGGAAGTGTATGGCGATTGGTCATTTCAAGCTCCAGAATATATCGAACCGACACCGCAAACATCTATATCAGAAGATGAATGGAACGATGTAGTTAAGTCATACGAAGAAAAGCTGGCTCATTTGGAAACAGAGCTTGAGAAGATACGCATAGAACAGATATATATAAGTAGTGAAGAGAAGCAAAAACGACGTGAATATTCACAACGGGCAGTCGCTAACTTTGAATTGACAGAGGCCGAAACCCGTATTCTCATTGACCAGCAATTGCGTGATGCTGGCTGGGAGGCTGATTTAGAAAAGCTGCGTTTCTCAAAAGGAGTTCGTCCGGAAAAAGGAAAAAACATGGCGATTGCGGAGTGGCCTTTAAAACATGGTTACGCTGATTATGCTTTATTTATTGGCCCCGAGCTAGTAGGGATCATTGAAGCGAAACGTGCTAGTAAAGATATCCCATCTGACATTGAGCAAGCAAAAGAATATGCAAAACTTGTTGTTCGGCATGGTCATGAAGTGATCCATGAGCCATGGGGAGATTACTATGTTCCATTTTTGTTCGCAACCAATGGCCGCCCCTTTTTAAAACAGCTAGAACAAAAGTCAGGCATTTGGTTTTTAGATGCGCGGAAATCAACGAATCACCCGCGACCACTTCAAGGATGGTACACTCCTCAAGGACTGAAAAATCTATTAGAAAAAGATACGGAACGTTCGGAACAATTTTTACGTGATGAAAAATTTGATTATCTTAAATTGCGAGACTATCAAGTCAAAGCTATTCAAGCGGTCGAAAATGCATTGGAAGAGAAAAAACGCAGCATTTTAATCGCCATGGCAACCGGAACAGGGAAAACAAGAATGGCGATTGGTCTCATTTATCGATTGATCAAAGCAAAGCGTTTTAATCGTATATTATTCCTTGTCGACCGAAAAGCTCTTGGAGAACAAGCGGAAAGCGCTTTTAAAGAAAGTAAGCTGGAAAATTTCCATACGTTCACTGAAATTTATAGCTTACAATCGTTATACGATCAAAAACCAGATGTTGAAACAAAAGTACATATCGCTACCGTACAAGGAATGTTAAAACGCATTTTCTACAACGAGAAAACAGAAGACATTCCATCGATTGATCAATATGATTGCATTATTGTCGATGAAGCCCATCGAGGCTATACACTAGATAAAGAGATGAATGACATAGAAATTGAAATAAGAGATCACAATGATTATGTAAGCAAATATCGAAAAGTACTTGATTACTTTGATGCCGTTCGCATCGGTTTAACAGCAACTCCTGCGCTGCATACTACAGAAATTTTTGGACCGCCGGTTTTCACTTATTCTTATCGTGAAGCAGTCGTCGATGGATATTTAGTCGACCATGAACCACCGTATCAATTTGAAACGGTATTAAAAAAGGAAGGAATTACTTGGGCCAAAGGTGAAAAGGTCGACGTATATGATACGGTTTCCGGCACAATTTCACAAGAGTACCTTGAAGATGAAGTGAATATTGAGGTTGCACATTTTAATACAAAAGTTATCACAGAAAGCTTTAATCGTGTTATTATACGAGAGTTGACGAATTATATTTCTCCGGACGATGAAGGCAAAACATTGATATTTGCAGCGACAGATGATCACGCAGACTTAGTCGTACGTCTTTTAAAAGAAGAATTTGAAAAAGTATACGGTGAAGTCGAAGACAATGCGATTATGAAAATTACAGGCTCCATTAAGGATCCATCAGGTGCGATTCGACGCTTTAAAAATGAAAAATATCCAACTATTGTTGTGACGGTGGATTTGCTAACGACAGGTGTCGATGTTCCAGCTATTACAAATCTCGTCTTCTTGCGCCGCGTTCGCTCGCGGATTCTTTATGAGCAAATGCTAGGACGAGCAACGAGAAGATGTGAAGAAATCCGAAAAGATCACTTTAATATTTTCGATGCAGTTGGAATCTATGAGTCTTTAAAACCATATACAAGCATGAAGCCTGTTGTCACTCGACCAAATATTTCACTGACTCAATTAGTAGAAGAATTAGAAGGTTTAGAAAAAGAAGAACACCTTCAACATCAACAAGAACAAATTATTGCCAAAATCCAACGAAAAAAACGCCAATGGTCAGAGAAGCAGCACCAAGACTTTAAAGTATTATCTGGTGGAAAAACAGTTGATGAATTTATAGATTGGGTAAAAAACTTGAATCCTGCTGAATTAACTGGACAGTTAAAAGAGTACAAATCGATGTTCCGTTATATCGATGAAAATCGCTATCGGGAAAATAAACAATATATTTCCACGCATGAAGACGAGCTTATCGGGGTCAAACGCGGATATGGAAATGCGGAAAAACCGGATGATTATTTACAATCATTTGGAGAGTTTATCCGAAACAATATGAACAAAATCCCTGCGCTAATGATTGTATGTCAACGTCCAACTGAATTAACGAGAGAAGAGTTAAAAAAATTGTTGCTTGAACTAGATCAGAAAGGTTTTTCCGAGAAAAAATTACAAGCAGCTTGGCGCGAGGCGAAAAATGAAGACATCGCAGCGGACATCATCGCCTTCATCCGCCAGCTGGCTTTAGGCGATCCGCTTATTAGTCATGAAGAACGAATTAAACACGCCATGAAGAAAATTTACCAAATGAAAGCGTGGCCGCCTGTTCAAAAGAAATGGCTGGAACGTATTGAAAAGCAATTACTGCAAGAATCTGTTCTTCATCCGGACCCTGAAAAGGCTTTTGAATATGAACCTTTTAAGAGCCGAGGAGGCTTTAAACAATTAAATCAAATTTTCGATGGACAATTAGCACAAATTGTTCGCGAAATTAATGATAATTTGTACAACTATCACCAAAAGAAGGAGCAAGCGTAGATGAACAACAGAGAAATCGTCCAAAAACTATGGAATTTATGTAACGTTCTTCGTGATGACGGCATTACGTATCACCAATACGTCACAGAGCTAACGTATTTGCTGTTCTTAAAAATGATGAAAGAAACCGGTCAAGAATATATGATTCCTGAAAAATATCGCTGGGATTCGTTAGTAGAAAAAGACGGGATCGAACTTAAAGAGCATTATCAACAGCTGTTGCTTGATTTAGGAAAAGAGGAAAATGAATTATTAAAACAAATTTATACAGATGCGACATCTAATATTAGAGAACCAAAAAACCTAGAAAAAATTATTCAATCGACCAATAACTTAGATTGGTACAATGCGAAGCAAGAAGGATTAGGGGATTTATACGAAGGGCTGTTAGAAAAAAACGCAAGTGAAGTAAAATCGGGAGCGGGGCAATATTTTACGCCTCGCGTCCTTATTGATGTCATTGTCGAACTTGTCAATCCCGAGGCGGGCGAACGCTGCCATGACCCAGCTGCGGGAACATTCGGCTTTATGATCGCGGCAGATCGCCATGTTCGTAAACAGACCGATGATTATTTTGACTTATCTCAAGAAGAAATTGAATTTCAAAAATACAAGGCATTTTCCGGTGTAGAGCTTGTCAGAGACACGCATCGTCTAGCGGTCATGAACGCGTTGCTTCATGATATTCATGGGGAAATCTTGTTAGGCGATACCCTCTCTTCACTAGGTGAAAGTTTGAAAAATTTTGATGTGATTTTAACGAATCCGCCTTTTGGAACAAAAAAAGGCGGCGAGCGGGCAACACGAACTGACTTCACCTTTACAACATCGAACAAACAGTTGAATTTCTTGCAGCATATTTACCGCGCTCTCAAGGCAAACGGCAAAGCTCGTGCCGCTGTTGTTCTTCCAGATAACGTCTTGTTTGAAGGCGGGGTAGGAGCCGACATTCGCCGTGATTTAATGGACAAATGTAATTTGCATACGATTTTACGCTTGCCGACAGGGATTTTTTATGCCCAAGGGGTAAAAACGAACGTCTTATTCTTCACCCGGGGAGTGTCAGATGTCGGTAACACGAAAGAAGTATGGGTGTACGATTTACGAACAAACATGCCTTCCTTCGGCAAACGGAATCCGCTAACGAAAGAACATTTTGAAGGATTTATCAAGGCCTATAAGGCAGAAGATCGCAGAAAAGTCAAAGACGAGCGCTGGAATGTGTTCACACGTGAAGAAATTACGAAAAAAGGCGACAGCTTGGATATTGGTTTAATTGCTGATGAATCCTTGTCCGTCTACGAAAACCTGCCAGACCCAATCGAATCTGCAGAAGAAGCGGTGGAAAAATTAGCACTAGCGATTTCGTTACTAAACGAAGTCATTGACGAGTTAAAAACTGTCGAACAACCGAACACCTACCAAACAGATTTTAAAGAAATGCTAAAAGTCGCAGAAACATCTGAGGTGCTTGAAAAATGAGCAAAAAGAAACAAAAATCGATGGAAGAACTATTGGAAGAAGCATTAGTGCCGGAAGAAGAACAGCCTTATAAAGTGCCGGAGAATTGGGTGTGGGTGAGATTAGGTAGTGTAATTAGTAGTGTAAAAGGAAAAAAACCAAAAGAATTATTAGAAACTAAGGAGAGTAAATCTATTCCATATGTCACAATAGATTATTTAACAAATGGTGTTACCGAAGAAACAAAATACGTTCCTGAACAAATATCCAAAGTTAGATGTAACAAAGAAGATATACTAATGGTTTGGGATGGCGCAAGGTCGGGATTTGTTGGAAGGGGGGGTGAAGGCGAAGTAGGCTCAACCCTTGCCAAAATAGAAAAGAGAAAATTTGACACAGGTTATCTTTATTACTTTCTTAAGTCAAAATATGAATATATTAATAACAATCATCGAGGAACTGGTATTCCTCATGTTAATCCTGAAGTATTATGGAATATTCCATTTCCGGTTTCGCCTCTAAACGAACAAAAACGCATTGCTCATAAAATTGAACAGCTTTTTACAAAAATTGATGAAGCAAAGCGGTTGATTGAGGAAGTGAAAGAGTCATTTGAACTTCGACGAGCAGCGATTTTGGATAAGGCATTTAAGGGACGATTAGGTACAAATGATCCTAATGAGAAGAGTATGCGTGAAACTTCTGATGAGATAAAAGAAAAAGATCTTATTCCAAAAGAAGAGCAACCGTATGAGGTGCCTAAGAATTGGGTGTGGGTAAAGCTTAAATCCTGTCTAAAAAGATTACAATATGGATACACGGCATCATCATCAACTTTAGAGGAAGGTCCGAAATACCTACGCATAACGGATATACAAAATGATAGTGTTGACTGGGAGACAGTCCCTCATTGTAAGATAGATGCAGATTTACTAGAAAAATATAAACTGAATAAAGGAGATATTGTTATTGCAAGAACAGGGGCAACGACTGG
The Bacillus alveayuensis genome window above contains:
- a CDS encoding type I restriction enzyme R subunit (product_source=KO:K01153; cath_funfam=3.40.50.300; cog=COG4096; ko=KO:K01153; pfam=PF00271,PF04313,PF04851,PF08463; smart=SM00487,SM00490; superfamily=46596,47819,52540), which codes for MSQNFRFLEEKWEVLARVGETAERNVYQNPNVAISELRKFAETITKYILALEEIKEERRTDQQERLRILFYEQILPKEIYDLFTVIRLKGNQAVHNPSYGEVNEAKVLLHMAFRIAVWFMEVYGDWSFQAPEYIEPTPQTSISEDEWNDVVKSYEEKLAHLETELEKIRIEQIYISSEEKQKRREYSQRAVANFELTEAETRILIDQQLRDAGWEADLEKLRFSKGVRPEKGKNMAIAEWPLKHGYADYALFIGPELVGIIEAKRASKDIPSDIEQAKEYAKLVVRHGHEVIHEPWGDYYVPFLFATNGRPFLKQLEQKSGIWFLDARKSTNHPRPLQGWYTPQGLKNLLEKDTERSEQFLRDEKFDYLKLRDYQVKAIQAVENALEEKKRSILIAMATGTGKTRMAIGLIYRLIKAKRFNRILFLVDRKALGEQAESAFKESKLENFHTFTEIYSLQSLYDQKPDVETKVHIATVQGMLKRIFYNEKTEDIPSIDQYDCIIVDEAHRGYTLDKEMNDIEIEIRDHNDYVSKYRKVLDYFDAVRIGLTATPALHTTEIFGPPVFTYSYREAVVDGYLVDHEPPYQFETVLKKEGITWAKGEKVDVYDTVSGTISQEYLEDEVNIEVAHFNTKVITESFNRVIIRELTNYISPDDEGKTLIFAATDDHADLVVRLLKEEFEKVYGEVEDNAIMKITGSIKDPSGAIRRFKNEKYPTIVVTVDLLTTGVDVPAITNLVFLRRVRSRILYEQMLGRATRRCEEIRKDHFNIFDAVGIYESLKPYTSMKPVVTRPNISLTQLVEELEGLEKEEHLQHQQEQIIAKIQRKKRQWSEKQHQDFKVLSGGKTVDEFIDWVKNLNPAELTGQLKEYKSMFRYIDENRYRENKQYISTHEDELIGVKRGYGNAEKPDDYLQSFGEFIRNNMNKIPALMIVCQRPTELTREELKKLLLELDQKGFSEKKLQAAWREAKNEDIAADIIAFIRQLALGDPLISHEERIKHAMKKIYQMKAWPPVQKKWLERIEKQLLQESVLHPDPEKAFEYEPFKSRGGFKQLNQIFDGQLAQIVREINDNLYNYHQKKEQA
- a CDS encoding type I restriction enzyme M protein (product_source=KO:K03427; cath_funfam=3.40.50.150; cog=COG0286; ko=KO:K03427; pfam=PF02384,PF12161; superfamily=53335), whose protein sequence is MNNREIVQKLWNLCNVLRDDGITYHQYVTELTYLLFLKMMKETGQEYMIPEKYRWDSLVEKDGIELKEHYQQLLLDLGKEENELLKQIYTDATSNIREPKNLEKIIQSTNNLDWYNAKQEGLGDLYEGLLEKNASEVKSGAGQYFTPRVLIDVIVELVNPEAGERCHDPAAGTFGFMIAADRHVRKQTDDYFDLSQEEIEFQKYKAFSGVELVRDTHRLAVMNALLHDIHGEILLGDTLSSLGESLKNFDVILTNPPFGTKKGGERATRTDFTFTTSNKQLNFLQHIYRALKANGKARAAVVLPDNVLFEGGVGADIRRDLMDKCNLHTILRLPTGIFYAQGVKTNVLFFTRGVSDVGNTKEVWVYDLRTNMPSFGKRNPLTKEHFEGFIKAYKAEDRRKVKDERWNVFTREEITKKGDSLDIGLIADESLSVYENLPDPIESAEEAVEKLALAISLLNEVIDELKTVEQPNTYQTDFKEMLKVAETSEVLEK
- a CDS encoding type I restriction enzyme S subunit (product_source=KO:K01154; cath_funfam=3.90.220.20; cog=COG0732; ko=KO:K01154; pfam=PF01420; superfamily=116734); the encoded protein is MSKKKQKSMEELLEEALVPEEEQPYKVPENWVWVRLGSVISSVKGKKPKELLETKESKSIPYVTIDYLTNGVTEETKYVPEQISKVRCNKEDILMVWDGARSGFVGRGGEGEVGSTLAKIEKRKFDTGYLYYFLKSKYEYINNNHRGTGIPHVNPEVLWNIPFPVSPLNEQKRIAHKIEQLFTKIDEAKRLIEEVKESFELRRAAILDKAFKGRLGTNDPNEKSMRETSDEIKEKDLIPKEEQPYEVPKNWVWVKLKSCLKRLQYGYTASSSTLEEGPKYLRITDIQNDSVDWETVPHCKIDADLLEKYKLNKGDIVIARTGATTGKSFLIDDVPSCSVFASYLIRLTTNDDLNPRYLWNYLKSPMYWKQITVVKKGIAQPGANAQIIGGLSVPLPPVHEQKRIADKVDILLSKLETEKEMVLEVEQKLDLLKQSILNKAFRGELGTNDPTEESAIELLKEVLKSK